One segment of Enterobacter ludwigii DNA contains the following:
- a CDS encoding YjaG family protein encodes MLQNPIHLRLEKLESWQHVTFMACLCERMYPNYAAFCKQTGFGEGQIYRRILDLIWETLTVKDAKVNFDSQLEKLEEAIPAADDYDLYGVYPAIDACVALSELIHSRLSGETLEHAIEVSKASITTVAMLEMTQEGREMTDEELRVNPAVEQEWDIQWEIFRLLAECEERDIELIKGLRADLREAGESNIGIIFNQ; translated from the coding sequence ATGCTACAAAACCCGATTCATCTGCGCCTTGAGAAGCTGGAAAGCTGGCAGCACGTGACTTTTATGGCTTGCCTGTGCGAGCGCATGTATCCCAACTATGCCGCGTTCTGCAAGCAGACAGGCTTTGGTGAAGGGCAGATTTATCGCCGCATCCTGGATTTAATCTGGGAGACGCTGACGGTCAAAGACGCTAAGGTGAACTTCGACTCTCAGCTTGAAAAGCTTGAAGAGGCGATCCCGGCGGCGGATGACTACGACCTGTATGGGGTCTATCCGGCCATTGATGCCTGCGTGGCATTAAGCGAGCTGATTCATTCCCGTCTGAGCGGTGAAACGCTGGAGCATGCTATCGAAGTCAGCAAGGCATCCATTACGACCGTCGCGATGCTGGAAATGACCCAGGAAGGTCGGGAAATGACCGACGAAGAGCTGCGAGTGAACCCCGCTGTTGAGCAGGAATGGGATATCCAGTGGGAAATTTTCCGCCTGCTGGCAGAGTGTGAAGAACGCGATATTGAGCTGATAAAAGGGCTCCGTGCGGACTTACGTGAGGCTGGTGAGAGCAATATTGGTATAATTTTTAACCAATGA
- the hupA gene encoding nucleoid-associated protein HU-alpha — protein MNKTQLIDVIADKADLSKVQAKAALESTLAAITESLKEGDAVQLVGFGTFKVNHRAERTGRNPQTGKEIKIAAANVPAFVSGKALKDAVK, from the coding sequence ATGAACAAGACTCAACTGATTGATGTAATTGCGGACAAGGCTGATCTGTCTAAAGTGCAGGCTAAAGCTGCTCTGGAATCTACCCTGGCTGCTATTACTGAGTCTCTGAAAGAAGGTGATGCTGTACAACTGGTTGGTTTCGGTACCTTCAAAGTGAACCACCGCGCTGAGCGTACTGGCCGCAACCCGCAGACCGGTAAAGAAATCAAAATCGCCGCAGCTAACGTGCCGGCATTTGTTTCTGGTAAAGCACTGAAAGACGCTGTTAAGTAA
- a CDS encoding DUF1481 domain-containing protein — protein sequence MNSFNEGAATPLLSVWRGLFALASVMFLSACSHDTSLPPFTASGYADNQGAVRIWRKDSGGEVHLLSAFSPWHNGNTSTAEYRWQGDDLSLIELNVYSKTPEHVKVRFDDHGELSFMQREVSGQKQQLSSDQVALYRYRAEQIRQTSDALRQGRVVLRQGRWHADGTVTTCEGQTVKPELEAWATEHIERRQRHSSMEVSVAWLEAPEGSQLLLVANEDFCTWQPTEKSF from the coding sequence GTGAACAGTTTTAACGAAGGGGCGGCAACGCCCCTTTTGTCTGTCTGGCGTGGTCTCTTCGCGCTGGCGAGCGTGATGTTTCTGTCCGCCTGTAGCCACGACACCTCTCTGCCACCGTTTACCGCCAGCGGCTACGCTGACAACCAGGGTGCGGTGAGGATCTGGCGCAAAGATTCTGGCGGCGAAGTGCATCTGCTTTCTGCTTTCAGTCCGTGGCATAACGGCAATACGTCGACCGCGGAGTATCGCTGGCAGGGCGATGACCTGTCGCTGATAGAACTGAATGTCTACAGCAAGACCCCCGAACATGTGAAAGTGCGTTTTGATGACCATGGCGAGCTGAGCTTTATGCAGCGGGAAGTCAGCGGTCAAAAACAGCAGCTTTCCAGCGATCAAGTCGCACTCTATCGTTATCGTGCCGAACAAATCCGCCAGACCAGCGATGCGCTGCGTCAGGGACGCGTTGTGCTGCGCCAGGGGCGCTGGCATGCCGATGGCACGGTAACAACCTGCGAAGGGCAAACCGTTAAGCCTGAGCTTGAAGCCTGGGCAACCGAACATATTGAGCGCCGTCAGCGGCATTCATCCATGGAAGTGAGTGTGGCGTGGCTGGAAGCGCCGGAAGGTTCTCAACTGCTGCTGGTCGCGAACGAAGACTTCTGCACCTGGCAGCCGACAGAAAAGAGTTTTTGA
- the purD gene encoding phosphoribosylamine--glycine ligase, giving the protein MKVLVIGNGGREHALAWKAAQSPQVKTVFVAPGNAGTALEPTLQNVAIGVTDIPALLSFAQQEKIDLTIVGPEAPLVIGVVDAFRAAGLQIFGPTEGAAQLEGSKAFTKDFLARHNIPTAEYQNFTEVEPALAYLREKGAPIVIKADGLAAGKGVIVAMTLEEAEAAVQDMLAGNAFGDAGHRIVIEEFLDGEEASFIVMVDGEHVLPMATSQDHKRVGNADTGPNTGGMGAYSPAPVVTDEVHQRTMDRIIWPTVKGMAAEGNTYTGFLYAGLMIDKQGNPKVIEFNCRFGDPETQPIMLRMKSDLVELCLAACEGKLDEKTSEWDERASLGVVIAAGGYPGNYNTGDEIHGLPLEELEGAKVFHAGTKLSDDDRVLTNGGRVLCATALGHTVAEAQKRAYALMADIHWNGSFSRQDIGYRAIAREQGE; this is encoded by the coding sequence ATGAAAGTATTAGTCATTGGTAATGGCGGGCGCGAGCACGCTCTGGCGTGGAAAGCGGCCCAGTCGCCGCAGGTGAAAACCGTCTTTGTGGCACCGGGTAATGCCGGTACTGCGCTGGAACCCACGTTACAGAACGTCGCTATCGGCGTGACCGATATCCCGGCCCTGTTGAGCTTTGCTCAGCAGGAGAAAATCGATCTGACCATCGTGGGTCCGGAAGCGCCGCTGGTGATTGGCGTCGTTGACGCCTTCCGGGCTGCTGGCCTGCAAATCTTCGGCCCAACGGAAGGGGCTGCACAGCTGGAAGGTTCGAAAGCCTTCACCAAAGATTTCCTTGCACGTCATAACATCCCGACGGCGGAATATCAGAATTTCACCGAAGTAGAGCCAGCCCTGGCTTACTTACGTGAAAAAGGTGCGCCTATCGTTATCAAAGCCGACGGTCTGGCCGCCGGTAAAGGCGTTATCGTGGCGATGACACTCGAGGAAGCCGAAGCCGCGGTTCAGGATATGCTGGCAGGCAACGCCTTTGGCGATGCGGGCCATCGCATCGTGATTGAAGAGTTCCTTGACGGTGAAGAGGCGAGCTTTATCGTGATGGTCGACGGCGAGCATGTTCTGCCGATGGCCACCAGCCAGGATCATAAACGCGTTGGCAATGCAGATACCGGGCCGAACACCGGCGGTATGGGCGCTTACTCCCCTGCCCCTGTGGTCACTGACGAAGTGCATCAGCGCACCATGGACCGCATTATCTGGCCAACCGTCAAAGGCATGGCTGCTGAAGGTAATACTTACACCGGTTTCCTCTATGCAGGCCTGATGATCGACAAGCAGGGCAATCCGAAGGTGATTGAGTTCAACTGCCGCTTCGGCGATCCGGAAACACAGCCAATCATGCTGCGCATGAAATCTGACCTGGTGGAACTGTGTCTTGCCGCCTGTGAAGGTAAGCTGGATGAGAAAACGTCTGAGTGGGATGAACGTGCTTCTCTGGGCGTGGTGATTGCTGCAGGCGGTTATCCGGGCAATTACAATACCGGTGATGAGATCCACGGTTTACCGCTGGAAGAATTGGAAGGCGCGAAGGTATTCCACGCCGGCACGAAGCTGTCTGACGACGATCGCGTGCTGACCAATGGCGGCCGTGTACTGTGTGCGACCGCGCTGGGTCACACCGTTGCAGAAGCACAGAAGCGTGCCTATGCGCTGATGGCAGATATTCACTGGAACGGTAGCTTTAGCCGCCAGGATATCGGCTATCGCGCAATTGCGCGTGAGCAGGGCGAGTAA